CCTTGAGCCTGACACAAAGGAAAGATCCACATCAGGATGCTCCTCCTTAAGCCAAGCTCCAAAGGCTATTGCGGGCCATATGTGTCCTCCGGTTCCGCCAGCAACTATCATGACTCGTCTTATTCTCAAGCCAATCCCCTCTTCTGCGATGCCCCTGCGCTGCATATCCCTACCACCATACCAAGCCTAAACCACATCATAACCAACGATGTGCCGCCGTAACTCAAAAATGGCAACGGCATGCCGGTAAGAGGCATCATCTTTGTAACCCCCCCTACGTTAACAAAGAAGGGGGTAATTATGGTCAGCACCATGGCCCAAAGCATGGAGGCCATGAGGTCGTCCTCCATCAAGAAGTAATGCCGCTTAACCCTCATGGCCCATATGAAGAAGAGGGCAAGCACCCCCATGGTGCCCACTAGCCCCATCTCCTCCCCAAGGGCGGCAAATATGAAATCGGTGTACGCCGCAGGTAGGTATTGGAGCTTTTGAAAGCCATGCCCTAGGCCTGTCCCCCAAAGCCCACCGTTGTTAAAGGCAATCAGCCCCTGAATAGCCTGAAAACCGGTGTCCAGCGGATCTTTCCACGGATCCCAAAATGCAACCACCCTCCTCATCCGGTAGGGCTCGGCCACTATAAGCAACACCAAGACCACTACCCCCCCCAAAGCAGATATAAGGGGAAACCTCCAACCATGGCGCTCCACAAAAATGCCCATTCCTATCGTAAATATGAGTATGGTGGTCCCGAGGTCTGGCTGCAGCAAAAGCGGCACAGCAGATATTAAGATAAGGGACATCAAAACAGCGAAGGACTTTATTTCATCCCTGTCGTGTTTATACAACATCTTGGTAAGGTGAATAGAAAAAAAGAGATACAAAGCTTCCCCTGGTTGAAAAGACAAGCCGGCGATTCTAAGCCATCTTCTTGCGCCACCTATGGTGGCCCCTATGCCGGGAAGGAGGGTACAGAACACCAAAAATATGGAAACAACCCAAAGAACGCCGCTTGCACGAACCCACATTCTAAAGGGCACCCTCCAACCTACCAGGAACCCCGCTAAGCCAATCAGCATCCATTGAAACTGCTTCACACCAACCCAGAAAGGTGATCCGCTATCCCCAAATATCTTAGGGGTAG
This portion of the Thermanaerothrix sp. genome encodes:
- a CDS encoding FtsW/RodA/SpoVE family cell cycle protein; the encoded protein is MWLIPLLLNGLGILVITSTTTPKIFGDSGSPFWVGVKQFQWMLIGLAGFLVGWRVPFRMWVRASGVLWVVSIFLVFCTLLPGIGATIGGARRWLRIAGLSFQPGEALYLFFSIHLTKMLYKHDRDEIKSFAVLMSLILISAVPLLLQPDLGTTILIFTIGMGIFVERHGWRFPLISALGGVVVLVLLIVAEPYRMRRVVAFWDPWKDPLDTGFQAIQGLIAFNNGGLWGTGLGHGFQKLQYLPAAYTDFIFAALGEEMGLVGTMGVLALFFIWAMRVKRHYFLMEDDLMASMLWAMVLTIITPFFVNVGGVTKMMPLTGMPLPFLSYGGTSLVMMWFRLGMVVGICSAGASQKRGLA